The stretch of DNA GGATCAGCACGACCACTGCGCAGGCCACGACCACCTGCATTCGTCCTATGAGGCAGTCGATTTCGCCTCGGACGAGCCGATCGATCCGCGGCGGCTCGTCGAGTTCCTCGAAAAACGGCCGGTCGGGATCTACCGGATCAAGGGATTCGTGCATTTCGCGGTGCCCGGGCAGTCGCGGAAGTTCGAGGTGCAGACCGTGGGCCCGCACATCAGGTTCACGTCGACGCGCTGGGAGCAGGGCGAGGAGCGGGCGACCCAGCTGGTGCTCATCGGGGCCGACATCGAGGCCGACACCGTGCGGACCCGGCTCGCGGGCTGTGTCGTGGCGGAGGGCGAAGATGCGGACCCCGGCGCGATGCTGGGTGTGCACCGCTATACCGTGACCGCGTGACCGAGTCTGCGTGTAGTTCCGATACGAATCCCGAGCCGGCGCTGTCGGTGTACGACGCGATCCGCCGCCGCCGCGACGTGCGGGCCGAATTCACCGGGGAGCCGATCGAGGCGGAGGTTCTCGACCGCATCCTGGGCGCCGCGCACTGCGCGCCCAGCGTGGGCAACACCCAGCCGTGGGATTTCGTCGTCGTACGCGACACCGGGACGCTGAGCTCGTTCGCCGACCACGTGGCGGGCGCCCGCAGGCGGTTCGCGGACTCGCTGCCCGAAGACCGGAAGAAGACGTTCGATCCCATCAAGATCGAAGGGATCTGCGAGAGCGGCATGGGGGTGGTCGTGACCTACGACCGCAGTCGCGGCGGCGAACACGTCCTCGGCAGGCACACGATCGACGACACAGGCCTGTTCTCCGCGGTGCTCGCGATCCAGAATCTGTGGCTTGCCGCGGCCGCCGAGAACGTGGGCGTCGGCTGGGTGTCGTTCTACGACGAGCCCTACCTCACCGAACTGCTGGGAATCCCCGAGCCGGTGCGTCCCATCGCGTGGCTGTGCGTGGGCAGGGTTGCCGAGTTCCAGCAGGTGCCGGACCTCGAGCGCTTCGGGTGGCGGGGGCGCCGGCCGTTGGCCGACGCCGTCCACCTCGAGAAGTTCTAGCCCTGACGGCGGCGTGATCCGCCGGCGGACGCCGTGCGGGTTCCGCCGCCCGTGGAGGAGGTTGCGCGGGGGCGTCCGGCTCCACCCGAGCGGGAGCGCCGTGCGCCGCCGCCCTGGCCGTGTGCGCGTCCGCCCTGACCGCCGCGTCCACCCTGGGCGCCGCCCGGCCGCTGGTTGCGTCCGCCGCCGTTGGTCGCCGGTGCCGCCTTGGGGGCGGGAGCGACGTGCGGTGCGATGTCGCCGACCAGGTCGAGCACGTGTGCGGAGTCCGCGGTGCTGCGGACCGGGGTCACCTTGATCGCAGCCTTGCGCATGAGGACGGCGAGGTCCTTGCGCTGCTCGGGCAGCACCACGGTGACGACGTCGCCCGCGCTGCCCGCGCGTGCGGTGCGACCGGAACGGTGCAGGTAGGCCTTGTGCTCGGCGGGCGGATCGACGTGGACGACCAACTGCACGTCGTCGACGTGCACGCCGCGCGCCGCGACGTCGGTGGCCACCAGCACGCGGGCCTCACCGGCCGAGAAGGACGCCAGGTTGCGGTCGCGTGCCGCCTGCGACAGGTTGCCGTGCAGATCGACCGAGGGGATTCCCGCCTCGGTGAGCTGACGGGCCAGCTTGCGGGCCTGGTGCTTGGTGCGCATGAACAGGATCCGGCGTCCGGTACCCGATGCCAGCCGCTCGACCAGCTTGCGCTTGGCCTCGACGCCGTCCACGTCGAACACGTGGTGCGTCATGGCAGCGACGGGCGAGTTCGCCTCGTCGACCGAGTGCAGCACCTCGTTCTTCAGGAACCGCTTCACGAGCTTGTCGACGCCGTTGTCCAGGGTGGCGGAGAACAGCAGCCGCTGCCCCTGCTGGGGGGTGGCGTTGAGGATGCGGGTGACGACGGGCAGGAAGCCGAGGTCGGCCATGTGGTCGGCCTCGTCGAGCACGGTGATCTCGACGGCGTCGAGGCTCACGAACTTCTGCTTCATCAGGTCTTCGAGCCGTCCGGGGCACGCGACGACGATGTCGACACCGGCCTTGAGTGCGTTGACCTGACGGTTCTGGGAGACACCACCGAAGATCGTGGTGACCCGCAGGTCGTAGGCGGCGGCGAGGGGCTCGAGGGTCGCGGTGATCTGCGTGGCGAGCTCGCGGGTGGGGGCGAGGATCAGTCCCACCGGTCGGCCCGGGCGGCGCTTGCCGCCGGACAGTTCACCGGCGAGGCGGGACACCATCGGAATGGAGAAGGCGAGCGTCTTACCGCTGCCCGTCTTGCCGCGACCGAGCACGTCGCGCCCCGACAGCGTGTCGGGGAGGGTGTCGACCTGGATGGGGAACGGGGAGGTGATGCCCTTGTCGGCGAGCGCTTTCACCAGTGGTTCGCGGACGCCGAGCGCAGCAAACGTCGTGTCGGGGGTGTGTGTGTCAGACAAGTGGTCAGGCCTTTCGGGCACAGGGTCGTGCCCGGAGGGCCGATACGGAAGGTCTCCGTCGGAGCTCGAGCACAGGTTGGCGGCGTTGCCGGTCGGCAAGCTTCTTCGCCGTAAGAAGAGCGGATGCGGTGGTGCACATCCAACAGGATTCGGGTAACCGAACTGAATGCGTTCTACGACGCTGGATGACCGTCGTGGTCACCTAGTGATGGCCACTCTACCTGGTGGCAGCCGACCGGTCCGACCGAGGCGTCACAGACCGACCCATTCCGACGCCCCGTCGGCGAACTTCTGCCGCTTCCAGATGGGCACCTCGTGCTTGATGCGCTCCACCAGTTCGGCGCACGCGGCGAATGCCTCGGCACGGTGGGGGGCGGCGACCGCGGCGACCACCGCGAGGTCGCCGACGGTGAGGGAACCGACCCGGTGGACGGCCGCCACGGGGAGTCCGGTGGAGGCCGCGACCTCCTCGCAGACGGTGCGGAGGAAGCGCTCGGCGTCCGGGTGCGACTGGTACTCCAGGGCCGAAACCGATTGTCCGTCATCGTGATTGCGGACGACTCCGGTGAACACGACGACTGCGCCGTGTTCGGGCCCGGCGACGGCGGCGTCGACGACGGCGGGATCGAGTGGCTGATCCGAGATCTGGGCGAGAATGTCAGGCATCGTGCGCACCTCCACCGGCGACTTGAGCGAGAAGATGATCGACGATCGGGTCGAGGACGGACAATCCGTCCTTGACCCCGCCCGGCGAGCCGGGGAGATTCACCACGACTGTGCCGTTCGCCACACCGGCGAGCCCGCGGCTCAGCGACGCGTGCGGGGTCACCTCCGTGCCGCGGTTCCGGATGGCGTCGGCCACGCCGGGCAGTTCACGGTCGAGCACCGCGCGGGTGGCCTCCGGGGTCGCGTCCGTGGGGGAGACGCCGGTGCCGCCGGTGCTGATGATCAGTGCCGGGTTCCCGGACAGGGCGTCGGCGAGTCCGGCCGCGATGTCCGCGTCCGCGTAGACGAGCGGACCCCGGGTGGTGAAGCCCCGTTCCTCGAGCCACGCGGCGATCACAGGTCCGGTCGTATCTTCGCGCGTGCCCCTCGCCCCGCCGGTCGAGGCGACCAGGACGGCCGCGGATCGCGCTGTCACCGTGGGAGTTCCGGTGCTCTGCTGACCCCGCGTCCAGTGCCCGCGTTTGCCGCCGTCCTTGGTGAGCAGCCGGACCCCGTCCAGGGTCGCGGCGGGGTCGACGGCTTTCACCATGTCGTGCAACGTCAGTCCGGCGACCGCGACGGCGGTGAGGGCCTCCATCTCGACGCCGGTCGGCCCCTTCGTCTTCGCGGTGGCCTCGATCGTGATGGCGGTGTCGGTGAACCCGAATTCCAGCTTCACCGACGACAGCGCAAGTTGATGGCAGAGCGGTATCAGCTCGGACGTCTTCTTCGCACCCGAGATCCCGGCGATCCGGGCCGTCGCGAGAACGTCGGCCTTGGGGAGGTCGTCGGCGCGGACCAATTCGATCACCGCAGGTGTGGTGACCAATTGCCCGGCGGCCACCGCGGTACGGGTCGTGTCCGCTTTCGCGCTCACGTCGACCATGCGGGCGCGGCCCTCGCTGTCGAGGTGCGTCAGGTCGCTCATAGGGGAATCACCTTCACGAGTTGGCCGGCGTCGAGCGCGGTGACGTCGGCGGGAACGTCGAGGAGGACGTCCGCCCACGCCATCGCGGCGACGAGATGGGAGCCGGGGCCGGAGACGAGTTCGACCCCGGCATCGGTACGGCGTGCGCGGAGGAACTGCCGCTTGCCGGGAATGGAGGTGACGGCCGCGGCAAGCGGCAGTTCCTCGGGTTCGGTCGGGTCCAGCCCTGCTGCGCGCCGGATCTCGGGGCGCGCGAACACCTCGAACGAAACGAGGGTGCTCACCGGGTTCCCGGGAAAGTTGAGGACGGGCGTGCCGTCCACGACAGCGGTGCCCTGGGGGCCGCCCGGCTGCATCGCGACGTGGCCGAAGTGCGCGCCGAGCGGTGTGAGGGTTTCCTTCACCACTTCGAAGTCGCCCATCGACACCCCGCCGGACGTGAGGACGAGATCGGCGGCGGTGGTCGCCTCCGCCAGCAGGGTCCGGAACTCGGCGGGGTCGTCGCCGCTACGGGCGATCGACACGACCTCGGCGCCGTTGGCCCTGGCGCTCGACGCGAGGGCGATTCCGTTGGAGTCGTATATCTCTCCCGGATGCAGCGTG from Rhodococcus opacus B4 encodes:
- the bluB gene encoding 5,6-dimethylbenzimidazole synthase, with translation MTESACSSDTNPEPALSVYDAIRRRRDVRAEFTGEPIEAEVLDRILGAAHCAPSVGNTQPWDFVVVRDTGTLSSFADHVAGARRRFADSLPEDRKKTFDPIKIEGICESGMGVVVTYDRSRGGEHVLGRHTIDDTGLFSAVLAIQNLWLAAAAENVGVGWVSFYDEPYLTELLGIPEPVRPIAWLCVGRVAEFQQVPDLERFGWRGRRPLADAVHLEKF
- a CDS encoding DEAD/DEAH box helicase, yielding MSDTHTPDTTFAALGVREPLVKALADKGITSPFPIQVDTLPDTLSGRDVLGRGKTGSGKTLAFSIPMVSRLAGELSGGKRRPGRPVGLILAPTRELATQITATLEPLAAAYDLRVTTIFGGVSQNRQVNALKAGVDIVVACPGRLEDLMKQKFVSLDAVEITVLDEADHMADLGFLPVVTRILNATPQQGQRLLFSATLDNGVDKLVKRFLKNEVLHSVDEANSPVAAMTHHVFDVDGVEAKRKLVERLASGTGRRILFMRTKHQARKLARQLTEAGIPSVDLHGNLSQAARDRNLASFSAGEARVLVATDVAARGVHVDDVQLVVHVDPPAEHKAYLHRSGRTARAGSAGDVVTVVLPEQRKDLAVLMRKAAIKVTPVRSTADSAHVLDLVGDIAPHVAPAPKAAPATNGGGRNQRPGGAQGGRGGQGGRAHGQGGGARRSRSGGAGRPRATSSTGGGTRTASAGGSRRRQG
- a CDS encoding molybdenum cofactor biosynthesis protein MoaE — its product is MPDILAQISDQPLDPAVVDAAVAGPEHGAVVVFTGVVRNHDDGQSVSALEYQSHPDAERFLRTVCEEVAASTGLPVAAVHRVGSLTVGDLAVVAAVAAPHRAEAFAACAELVERIKHEVPIWKRQKFADGASEWVGL
- the moaCB gene encoding bifunctional molybdenum cofactor biosynthesis protein MoaC/MoaB, producing the protein MSDLTHLDSEGRARMVDVSAKADTTRTAVAAGQLVTTPAVIELVRADDLPKADVLATARIAGISGAKKTSELIPLCHQLALSSVKLEFGFTDTAITIEATAKTKGPTGVEMEALTAVAVAGLTLHDMVKAVDPAATLDGVRLLTKDGGKRGHWTRGQQSTGTPTVTARSAAVLVASTGGARGTREDTTGPVIAAWLEERGFTTRGPLVYADADIAAGLADALSGNPALIISTGGTGVSPTDATPEATRAVLDRELPGVADAIRNRGTEVTPHASLSRGLAGVANGTVVVNLPGSPGGVKDGLSVLDPIVDHLLAQVAGGGAHDA
- the glp gene encoding molybdopterin molybdotransferase MoeA, with translation MTARSVEQHAQHVAELLAPLHERPAQEVPLGESLGRVLAADVHSPVDLPLFRNSQMDGYAVDAASVVSVPAVLPVRGVIAAGPAGATTHTPGTAYRIMTGAPIPEGADAIVPVEDTEATDGQVRIERSRTAGEFVRERGSDVREGTLLLPAGSILAARHIAVLAAVGLQHVPVRPRPRVAVITTGAELVDAGSTLHPGEIYDSNGIALASSARANGAEVVSIARSGDDPAEFRTLLAEATTAADLVLTSGGVSMGDFEVVKETLTPLGAHFGHVAMQPGGPQGTAVVDGTPVLNFPGNPVSTLVSFEVFARPEIRRAAGLDPTEPEELPLAAAVTSIPGKRQFLRARRTDAGVELVSGPGSHLVAAMAWADVLLDVPADVTALDAGQLVKVIPL